One genomic window of Denticeps clupeoides chromosome 14, fDenClu1.1, whole genome shotgun sequence includes the following:
- the slc35d3 gene encoding solute carrier family 35 member D3, which produces MEVCKGRALGISVAVAHGVFSGSLNILLKFLITTYHFNYLTLIQCLTNGTAALTLELLRRLGKIDVPPFSLRLARVFSIVCILATLQSTLTLWSLRGLSLPMYVVFKRCLPLVTLLIGVCVLKNGIPSVGVIAAVLITTGGAALAGAGDLTGDPFGYVTGVLAVIIHASYLVLIQKTSIECEYGPLTAQYIIATVATPVLFICSFVSMDAINMWTYSGWKDPYITGIFITCILIGCAMNFTTLHCTYINSAVTTSFVGVVKSIATITVGMLAFSDVEPTKLFVAGVVVNTVGSITYCVVKYFETKKKVKYEDMDEATKNEELPGEPYVEPAKPEGDPEALANGSLSGALEGDGHSESPALVNSAAESMEMQREAYFQEGAPAEKSLSDNYVGVWRTVRTLKFLKKDTLIDNMEVQSP; this is translated from the exons ATGGAAGTTTGCAAAGGTCGCGCGTTGGGCATCTCGGTGGCCGTCGCGCACGGAGTCTTCTCGGGCTCCCTGAACATCCTGCTGAAGTTCCTCATCACCACCTACCACTTCAACTACCTCACCCTCATCCAGTGCCTGACCAACGGCACCGCGGCGCTGACCCTGGAGCTCCTGCGGCGGCTGGGCAAGATCGACGTGCCGCCCTTCAGCCTCCGGCTGGCCAGAGTTTTCTCCATCGTCTGCATCCTGGCCACGCTGCAGTCCACGCTCACCCTGTGGTCGCTGCGGGGCTTGAGTTTGCCCATGTACGTGGTCTTCAAGCGGTGCCTGCCGCTGGTCACGCTGCTGATCGGGGTGTGCGTGCTGAAGAACGGGATCCCGTCGGTCGGCGTGATCGCGGCGGTGCTCATCACCACGGGCGGCGCGGCTCTGGCAG GCGCTGGTGACCTGACAGGTGACCCTTTTGGATACGTGACAGGCGTGCTGGCTGTGATCATCCACGCCTCCTATCTGGTCCTGATCCAGAAGACGAGTATAGAGTGTGAGTATGGCCCGCTCACTGCCCAGTACATCATCGCCACCGTCGCCACGCCCGTGCTGTTCATCTGCTCCTTCGTCAGCATGGACGCCATTAACATGTGGACCTACTCGGGTTGGAAGGACCCCTACATTACAGGGATTTTCATCACCTGCATCCTCATTGGCTGTGCAATGAACTTCACCACCCTCCACTGCACCTACATCAACTCAGCGGTCACCACCAGCTTTGTAGGCGTGGTGAAGAGCATTGCCACCATCACCGTGGGCATGCTGGCTTTCAGCGATGTGGAACCCACCAAGCTGTTTGTGGCTGGTGTGGTGGTGAACACCGTCGGCTCCATCACATACTGTGTTGTCAAGTACTTTGAGACCAAAAAGAAGGTCAAATATGAGGACATGGATGAGGCCACAAAGAATGAAGAGCTCCCCGGGGAACCTTACGTAGAACCTGCAAAGCCTGAGGGAGACCCAGAGGCCCTAGCCAATGGGAGCCTTAGCGGGGCGTTAGAGGGAGATGGGCACAGTGAGAGCCCGGCACTAGTAAACAGTGCTGCAGAGTCCATGGAGATGCAGAGGGAGGCCTACTTCCAGGAGGGTGCACCTGCAGAAAAGTCTCTGAGTGACAATTATGTTGGGGTCTGGAGAACCGTCCGCACCCTCAAGTTCCTCAAGAAAGACACGTTAATCGACAACATGGAGGTCCAGAGCCCTTGA